In Archangium violaceum, the following are encoded in one genomic region:
- a CDS encoding sigma-54-dependent transcriptional regulator — MSRTEAEGFGPEAIRALRGELSRAAFARRLGVTPLTVYRWELPQAAPQARRPRGRVAEALRLLAEGGQPTLPPPPARLATGLARQEVSREERALLAPCHALLRRAGWRAAEDALLAVLASGGLRSVGARALAAVGLAYVYRWGFEDVRRAFTLLLPHLAEADAGRLPGAVEVHVHAMAANLFASPDGRLFDPGKVNVHVARAEALLGPNVFAAAEARCHLRIAEMSAAFYMGAPELISRQKGRVQEALAGVSDPTMRVLAADVLAHEAAFQGEGSLATRRFRELAQQAGREGYAFMEARGLAFLAQRRLDEAAEPDEALTLVRRARELAWDGRLARGFTFIFAARAEADALLRLARFAEAEAVLNEGDAVLEEHGWTPQHLAVQRARFLYLTGRYADLRRLAARLSGYAGPHLQAHTRATGCWVEALVDWVEGHAQRAAEGFANTQARILEGNGWPILRRDCLITEVGARTAAGQLPEARTALRRARALLEQCPSAWSTARLLRHEGALLAREGRSREAREKLEASLATFTLAGDRPEAALTRRRLAQVARAGGEPDAEARLVQSEEELRRLGITPPPDFSPEPLPARELEAPASDGAPRLGAEALVVPFERLAVRGMGAPLIQRELVRVLEGLFPGVGPRLEELDSQGRATLLLGEDDVPASEWVEFGDECGRRLRVGVAGPLPADGRALLTSLARLAGFALEVAVLRGFAHAEPPVREPEGAPEVPGFIAASPAMHKLKAELAGLSGSRATVIVTGESGSGKEVVARALHRLSARAERPYVAFNCAAVPRELFEGQLFGYRRGAYTGAATDHPGVIRAAHGGTLFLDEIGELPLEVQPKLLRFLENGEVFPLGETRPAQVDVRVIAATHRDLGQLVREGRFREDLYYRLQVVPMRVPPLRERREDVVALARHFVNHLTPEGQEPPQLAPDALAALVAHSWPGNVRELRNVIERSLAFGPLPAVLGADRLRIRG, encoded by the coding sequence GTGTCGAGGACTGAAGCAGAGGGATTCGGACCTGAGGCGATTCGCGCGCTACGCGGGGAACTGAGCCGCGCGGCCTTCGCCCGGCGGCTCGGGGTGACGCCCCTGACGGTGTACCGCTGGGAGCTGCCGCAGGCCGCCCCGCAGGCCCGGCGGCCGAGGGGACGGGTGGCCGAGGCGCTGCGCCTGCTGGCCGAGGGGGGCCAGCCAACCCTGCCGCCGCCTCCCGCCCGTCTGGCCACGGGCCTGGCGCGGCAGGAGGTGTCTCGCGAGGAACGGGCCCTGCTGGCGCCCTGCCATGCGCTGCTGCGGCGGGCCGGATGGCGGGCGGCGGAGGATGCCTTGCTGGCGGTGCTGGCCTCGGGCGGGCTGCGCTCCGTGGGGGCGCGAGCCCTGGCCGCGGTGGGGCTGGCCTACGTGTACCGCTGGGGCTTCGAGGACGTGCGGCGGGCCTTCACGCTGCTGCTGCCCCACCTGGCCGAGGCCGACGCGGGCCGGCTGCCCGGGGCCGTCGAGGTGCACGTGCACGCGATGGCCGCCAACCTCTTCGCCTCACCGGACGGCCGGCTCTTCGACCCGGGCAAGGTGAACGTGCACGTGGCGCGTGCCGAGGCGCTGCTGGGGCCCAACGTCTTCGCGGCCGCGGAGGCCCGCTGCCACCTGCGCATCGCGGAGATGTCCGCGGCCTTCTACATGGGCGCGCCCGAGCTCATCTCCCGCCAGAAAGGACGCGTGCAGGAGGCACTGGCCGGGGTGTCGGACCCCACGATGCGGGTGCTGGCCGCGGACGTGCTCGCGCACGAGGCCGCCTTCCAGGGCGAGGGCTCGCTGGCCACCCGGCGCTTCCGCGAGTTGGCGCAGCAAGCGGGGCGCGAGGGCTATGCCTTCATGGAGGCGCGCGGCCTGGCCTTCCTGGCGCAGCGCCGGCTGGACGAGGCGGCCGAGCCCGACGAGGCGCTCACGCTGGTGCGCCGCGCCCGGGAGCTGGCCTGGGACGGGAGGCTGGCGCGGGGCTTCACCTTCATCTTCGCCGCGCGCGCGGAGGCGGATGCCCTGCTGCGGCTGGCCCGCTTCGCCGAGGCCGAGGCGGTGCTCAACGAGGGCGACGCGGTGCTGGAGGAGCATGGCTGGACGCCCCAGCACCTGGCGGTGCAGCGCGCCCGCTTCCTGTACCTCACCGGGCGCTATGCGGACCTGCGCCGGCTGGCGGCGCGGCTCTCGGGCTACGCCGGGCCCCACCTCCAGGCCCACACCCGCGCCACCGGGTGCTGGGTGGAGGCGCTGGTGGACTGGGTCGAGGGCCACGCGCAGCGGGCCGCGGAGGGCTTCGCCAACACCCAGGCCCGCATCCTGGAGGGCAACGGCTGGCCCATCCTGCGGCGCGACTGCCTCATCACCGAGGTGGGCGCACGCACCGCCGCGGGCCAGCTCCCGGAAGCCCGCACCGCGCTGCGCCGGGCCCGCGCTCTGCTGGAGCAGTGTCCCTCCGCCTGGAGCACCGCGCGGCTCCTGCGCCACGAGGGCGCCCTGCTCGCGCGCGAGGGCCGCTCGCGCGAGGCCCGCGAGAAGCTGGAGGCCTCGCTGGCCACCTTCACCCTCGCCGGAGACCGTCCCGAGGCGGCCCTCACCCGCCGCAGGCTCGCCCAGGTGGCGCGCGCGGGAGGCGAGCCCGACGCCGAGGCCCGGCTCGTCCAGAGCGAGGAGGAGCTGCGGCGCCTCGGCATCACCCCGCCCCCGGACTTCAGCCCGGAGCCCCTGCCCGCGCGGGAGCTGGAAGCCCCCGCGTCCGACGGAGCCCCCCGGCTGGGCGCCGAGGCCCTGGTGGTGCCCTTCGAGCGGCTCGCCGTGCGCGGCATGGGCGCGCCCCTCATCCAGCGCGAGCTGGTGAGGGTGCTGGAGGGCCTCTTCCCCGGCGTCGGACCCCGCCTGGAGGAGCTGGACTCGCAGGGCCGGGCCACGCTGCTGCTGGGAGAGGACGACGTGCCGGCCAGCGAGTGGGTGGAGTTCGGCGACGAGTGTGGCCGCCGGCTGCGCGTGGGCGTGGCGGGCCCGCTGCCCGCGGATGGACGGGCACTGCTCACCTCGCTGGCGCGGCTCGCGGGCTTCGCGCTGGAGGTGGCGGTGCTGCGCGGCTTCGCCCACGCGGAGCCCCCCGTGCGCGAGCCCGAGGGCGCCCCCGAGGTGCCCGGCTTCATCGCCGCCTCGCCCGCCATGCACAAGCTGAAGGCGGAGCTGGCGGGGCTGAGCGGCTCGCGCGCCACCGTCATCGTCACCGGCGAGTCCGGCAGCGGCAAGGAGGTGGTGGCGCGCGCCCTCCACCGGCTGTCGGCGCGGGCGGAGCGGCCCTACGTGGCCTTCAACTGCGCCGCGGTGCCGCGCGAGCTCTTCGAGGGCCAGCTCTTCGGCTACCGGCGCGGCGCCTACACGGGCGCGGCCACGGACCATCCGGGCGTCATCCGCGCGGCCCACGGCGGCACGCTCTTCCTGGACGAGATTGGCGAGCTGCCGCTCGAGGTGCAGCCCAAGCTGCTGCGCTTCCTGGAGAACGGCGAGGTCTTCCCGTTGGGCGAGACGCGGCCGGCGCAGGTGGACGTGCGTGTCATCGCCGCCACGCACAGGGACCTGGGACAGCTGGTGCGCGAGGGCCGCTTCCGCGAGGACCTGTACTACCGGCTGCAGGTGGTGCCCATGCGGGTGCCCCCGCTGCGCGAGCGGCGCGAGGACGTGGTGGCCCTGGCGCGCCACTTCGTGAACCACCTCACCCCCGAGGGCCAGGAGCCGCCGCAGCTCGCGCCGGACGCCCTGGCCGCGCTGGTGGCGCACTCCTGGCCGGGCAACGTGCGCGAGCTGCGCAACGTCATCGAGCGCTCGCTGGCCTTCGGGCCACTGCCAGCGGTGCTGGGGGCGGACAGGCTGCGCATCCGGGGCTGA